A region of Buchnera aphidicola (Nurudea yanoniella) DNA encodes the following proteins:
- the der gene encoding ribosome biogenesis GTPase Der, with protein MDRKIIEQTKFSIQESNLICFLVSAKDGLVSEDLDISNEIRSYNKDVLVIVNKIDGMDYEFVASEFYSLKFPNIHCISATNGIGIISLIKKISSVFLCNSSQYNYVKYSHCIPLEEENENIRKKHDASLIKVAVIGKPNVGKSTFINNILNQNRMITDGNPGTTRDSIWNITTYKKRKYIFIDTAGIRKKSKIIDYIEKFSVKKTIHSIKLANVVILILDATNSISNQDLKLFNHIVNSGCGIIIVFNKCDKISEIEKKNIIQSKEIKIMHIGIIYFISSIRKLKTNEIFQSIDRIFKYSIKKFSTSKLTKIMQLAVKNHRPSVIKGNKVKLKYAHLGSKNPLTIIIHGKKLEYLSSTYKKYLLNFFIKMLKIIGNPIHFSFRNSENSYFK; from the coding sequence GTAAGTGAAGATTTAGATATTTCAAATGAAATACGATCTTATAACAAAGATGTTTTAGTTATAGTTAATAAAATAGATGGAATGGATTATGAATTTGTAGCATCAGAATTTTATTCATTGAAATTTCCAAATATTCATTGTATTTCAGCTACTAATGGGATTGGTATAATTAGTTTAATTAAAAAAATCTCTTCAGTTTTTTTATGTAATTCTTCACAATATAATTATGTAAAATATTCTCATTGTATACCTTTAGAGGAAGAAAACGAAAATATACGAAAAAAACACGATGCTAGTCTTATCAAAGTAGCTGTTATTGGAAAACCGAATGTTGGAAAATCTACTTTTATAAATAATATTTTAAATCAAAATAGAATGATTACTGATGGTAATCCAGGTACAACTAGAGATAGTATTTGGAATATTACTACATATAAAAAGAGAAAATATATTTTTATCGATACTGCAGGAATAAGAAAAAAAAGTAAAATTATTGATTATATAGAAAAATTTTCAGTCAAAAAAACAATCCATTCAATTAAGTTAGCTAATGTTGTCATTTTGATTTTAGATGCTACCAATTCAATATCTAATCAAGATTTAAAGTTATTTAATCATATTGTTAATAGTGGTTGTGGTATTATAATAGTATTTAATAAATGTGATAAAATTTCCGAAATTGAAAAAAAAAATATTATTCAATCGAAAGAAATAAAAATTATGCATATTGGAATAATATATTTTATTTCTTCTATTAGAAAATTAAAAACAAATGAAATTTTTCAATCAATTGATAGAATATTTAAATATTCTATAAAAAAATTCAGTACTTCGAAATTAACAAAAATTATGCAATTAGCAGTAAAAAATCATCGACCATCTGTTATTAAAGGAAACAAAGTAAAACTTAAGTATGCTCATTTAGGAAGTAAAAATCCATTAACTATTATTATACATGGAAAAAAACTCGAATATCTTTCAAGTACTTATAAAAAATATTTACTTAATTTTTTTATAAAAATGTTAAAAATAATAGGAAATCCCATACATTTTTCTTTTAGAAATAGCGAAAATTCTTACTTTAAATAG